A single genomic interval of Deltaproteobacteria bacterium harbors:
- a CDS encoding protein kinase, whose amino-acid sequence MTSEAGQHSVPRHASSPDASAVEDPNVGRTFGHYEVVRAIGAGGMGTVYLAVQPRIGKRVAVKVLHPEYARDPAMVQRFFQEAKLVNEIRNEHIVDVLDFGEHEQAGSYLVMEFLEGESLGERLGQGPLDEAAARHLGRQVADTLSAVHGIQVVHRDLKPDNVFLVARDHEAHYVKLLDFGIAKLVAAASEGDPAQPRLTAQHGIVGTPEYMAPELLFGRVPGPACDLYALGCMLYEMVAGVPPIVGTTVAEILEGQVHRQPPPLRLRVPSVSEEYERIVMTCLAKAPEDRFRDAAEVALALGGQAAAPRPHPVEASASTVVPPPRGKERAQLTRGGWLLVGAGLGLATLGLTATALWLGRTQAPPPSPTQPAGSAARARPVGLAVPATPRPTESNVPAAAARPATPPKPAAATDRSEKVAAPPTRRAAPRAGVAEAAERPGAKAPRRRPGASSPAARTALSDEQVAALRSLQRLCDQGAVSPAECREKRTEIMRRGR is encoded by the coding sequence ATGACGAGCGAGGCGGGCCAGCATTCCGTACCCCGGCACGCCTCCTCGCCCGACGCCTCGGCCGTTGAGGACCCCAACGTCGGACGCACCTTCGGCCACTACGAGGTAGTGCGCGCCATCGGGGCGGGTGGCATGGGTACCGTCTACCTGGCCGTTCAGCCGCGGATCGGCAAGCGCGTGGCCGTCAAGGTCCTGCATCCGGAGTACGCCCGGGACCCGGCGATGGTGCAGCGTTTCTTCCAGGAGGCGAAGCTCGTCAACGAGATCCGCAACGAGCACATCGTGGATGTCCTCGACTTCGGCGAACACGAGCAGGCGGGCTCGTATCTGGTGATGGAGTTCCTGGAGGGCGAATCCCTCGGAGAGAGGCTGGGCCAAGGCCCTCTCGACGAGGCCGCGGCCCGCCACCTGGGCCGCCAGGTGGCCGATACCCTGAGCGCCGTGCACGGCATCCAGGTCGTGCACCGGGATCTCAAGCCGGACAACGTCTTCCTCGTCGCCCGCGATCACGAAGCCCACTACGTGAAGCTGCTCGACTTCGGCATCGCAAAGCTGGTGGCCGCCGCGAGCGAGGGCGACCCGGCGCAACCCCGCCTCACCGCGCAGCACGGCATCGTCGGCACGCCCGAGTACATGGCCCCGGAGCTCCTCTTCGGCCGGGTCCCTGGACCGGCGTGCGACCTCTACGCGCTCGGCTGCATGCTCTACGAGATGGTGGCGGGCGTACCGCCCATCGTCGGCACCACCGTCGCCGAGATCCTCGAGGGGCAGGTGCATCGGCAGCCGCCCCCCTTGCGGCTGCGGGTGCCCTCCGTATCGGAGGAGTACGAACGCATCGTCATGACCTGCCTGGCGAAGGCCCCGGAGGACCGCTTCCGGGACGCGGCCGAGGTCGCGCTCGCTCTCGGAGGCCAGGCCGCCGCGCCGAGGCCCCATCCCGTCGAGGCGTCGGCCAGCACGGTCGTGCCGCCGCCCCGCGGCAAGGAGCGCGCCCAGCTCACGCGCGGAGGCTGGCTGCTCGTCGGGGCCGGCCTTGGACTCGCCACGCTCGGGCTCACCGCGACCGCTCTGTGGCTGGGACGAACGCAAGCTCCTCCGCCGTCCCCCACGCAGCCGGCCGGTTCGGCGGCGCGCGCTCGCCCGGTAGGCCTCGCCGTGCCCGCGACGCCGCGACCGACGGAGAGCAACGTGCCCGCCGCTGCTGCGAGGCCTGCGACGCCGCCGAAGCCTGCCGCAGCGACTGATCGAAGCGAGAAGGTCGCCGCACCGCCCACCCGCCGCGCCGCACCTCGCGCCGGCGTGGCCGAAGCAGCGGAGCGTCCCGGCGCCAAGGCCCCGCGACGCCGGCCGGGGGCCTCCAGCCCCGCCGCGCGCACGGCCCTGTCCGACGAGCAGGTCGCCGCGCTGCGAAGCCTGCAGCGACTCTGTGACCAGGGAGCGGTCTCTCCCGCCGAGTGCCGCGAGAAGCGAACCGAGATCATGCGGCGCGGCCGATGA
- a CDS encoding cysteine synthase family protein, producing the protein MHVPDDISQCIGRTPLVPLVHVARGCPVPVLAKCEHLNPGGSVKDRIAKAIVEDAEARGLLRPGTTLVEATAGNTGLGLALVAAARGYSLVCVMPEKMSADKRAALTALGARVVVTPNAPLSSPENFRNVAVRLAAEEGWFLTDQFNNPANVRVHEETTAVEILAQAVGPLGAFVAGAGTGGTISGVGRRLKASWPGVRVILADPEGSALADWVETGVPGFDGAFAVEGIGGSTPPTNLHREVLDGAERVSDADSFAMVKRLLREEGLFVGGSAGTNVVAALRVAARGGLEGPVVTVLPDSWDRYRSKPWMRELGE; encoded by the coding sequence ATGCACGTACCCGATGACATCTCGCAGTGCATCGGACGCACCCCGCTCGTGCCGCTCGTGCACGTGGCGCGCGGCTGCCCGGTGCCCGTGCTGGCCAAGTGCGAGCACCTTAACCCCGGCGGCTCGGTGAAGGACCGCATCGCGAAGGCCATCGTCGAAGACGCCGAGGCTCGGGGGCTGCTGCGGCCGGGGACGACGCTCGTCGAGGCCACGGCGGGTAACACCGGACTCGGGCTCGCCCTCGTGGCGGCGGCCCGCGGCTACTCCCTCGTCTGCGTGATGCCGGAGAAGATGTCGGCAGACAAGCGCGCGGCGCTGACGGCCCTCGGTGCGCGCGTGGTGGTGACGCCCAACGCGCCCCTCTCGAGCCCCGAGAACTTCCGGAACGTGGCCGTGCGACTGGCCGCCGAGGAGGGCTGGTTCCTCACCGACCAGTTCAATAACCCCGCCAACGTGCGGGTGCACGAGGAGACCACGGCCGTCGAGATCCTCGCCCAGGCCGTCGGCCCGCTAGGGGCCTTCGTGGCGGGCGCCGGCACCGGCGGAACGATCAGCGGCGTGGGACGGCGTCTCAAGGCGTCCTGGCCGGGCGTGCGGGTGATCCTCGCCGACCCCGAGGGATCGGCGCTCGCGGATTGGGTCGAGACGGGGGTCCCCGGCTTCGACGGGGCCTTCGCCGTGGAGGGGATCGGGGGCAGCACGCCTCCGACGAACCTCCACCGCGAGGTGCTGGACGGCGCCGAGCGCGTCAGCGACGCCGACAGCTTCGCCATGGTGAAGCGGCTCCTCCGCGAGGAGGGGCTCTTCGTGGGCGGCTCGGCGGGGACGAACGTGGTGGCGGCCCTGCGCGTGGCGGCGCGTGGGGGGCTGGAAGGGCCTGTGGTGACCGTCCTGCCCGATTCCTGGGATCGCTACCGGAGCAAGCCCTGGATGCGCGAGCTCGGGGAGTGA
- a CDS encoding class I SAM-dependent methyltransferase has translation MSRGPALSAAAYASWRRSALGEVTERLEMRLVASLAAPVEGRRVLDAGTGDGAYAFAFAADGARVTAVDREVGMLAAARARSPELGRGVAWCQASLEKLPFDDGAFDLVSAVTVFCFVHDPDRAVRELARVLVPGGRLVLGELGPHSAWAAWRRARGWLGSAIWRHARFWSRAELVRLLESAGLRPSVVRGAVYYPPLGLAARAFEVADPLLGRLCAPGAAFLAALGHKP, from the coding sequence GTGAGCCGCGGGCCGGCGCTCTCTGCGGCAGCGTACGCCTCGTGGCGTCGCTCCGCGCTCGGGGAGGTGACCGAGCGGTTGGAGATGCGCCTCGTCGCCTCGCTGGCCGCGCCGGTCGAGGGACGTCGCGTGCTGGACGCCGGCACCGGCGACGGGGCCTACGCTTTCGCGTTCGCCGCCGATGGGGCGCGCGTGACAGCGGTGGATCGCGAGGTCGGGATGCTCGCTGCCGCCCGCGCGCGGTCGCCCGAGCTCGGCCGAGGCGTCGCGTGGTGCCAGGCCTCGCTCGAGAAGCTCCCCTTCGACGACGGCGCCTTCGACCTCGTGAGCGCCGTGACGGTGTTCTGCTTCGTTCACGACCCGGACCGAGCCGTCCGCGAGCTGGCGCGGGTGTTGGTCCCCGGCGGCCGCCTCGTCCTCGGCGAGCTCGGCCCACACAGTGCCTGGGCCGCGTGGCGGCGCGCGCGCGGTTGGCTCGGATCTGCGATCTGGCGACACGCGCGCTTCTGGTCCCGCGCCGAGCTCGTGCGTCTCCTCGAGAGCGCGGGCCTGCGTCCGTCCGTGGTTCGCGGTGCCGTGTACTATCCGCCGCTCGGCCTGGCGGCGCGGGCCTTCGAGGTGGCCGACCCTCTGCTTGGCAGGCTCTGCGCGCCCGGCGCGGCTTTCCTGGCCGCCCTGGGACACAAGCCGTGA
- a CDS encoding PilZ domain-containing protein: MGTTGDATKRIDYRTYGRAFEAMIWSAGRLQDGRLVVSDLSRGGAFLECADPPELGASIELVIAMPAEQMFQARASVVHRQVEPSADAGRTIVGVGVRFVDLNADQERLLAAALAPASAPSQTERPDRKPPAPPPTEPPRAHRSPAFAMLHLERLASAGSRRTSVARDLVASAKQAIAKGLYLRAAADLTVAAEFAPEDAEIATLSAAIVEPVNQHRARRAWLQGLAFETAGEEEKAGRSFSEAASLCPQNCDYLLKAAIHAIRAGEFPHALDRLERASRARPRSAEIYALFSEVHLAMGNHPLALKAAETAAQLAPRDKDLKGKLKALRAVRPAAGRGAP; encoded by the coding sequence ATGGGGACGACGGGCGATGCAACGAAGCGGATCGACTATCGAACGTACGGCCGCGCCTTCGAGGCCATGATCTGGTCTGCCGGCCGGCTTCAGGACGGACGGCTGGTGGTAAGCGACCTGAGCCGGGGCGGCGCCTTCCTCGAGTGCGCTGACCCGCCGGAGCTGGGCGCGTCCATCGAGCTGGTGATCGCCATGCCGGCCGAGCAGATGTTCCAGGCGAGGGCCTCCGTGGTCCATCGGCAGGTGGAGCCTTCCGCCGACGCCGGCCGCACCATCGTCGGTGTTGGCGTTCGTTTCGTGGACCTGAACGCCGACCAGGAGCGGCTGCTGGCTGCCGCGCTCGCCCCTGCCAGCGCACCGTCACAGACCGAGCGGCCGGACCGAAAGCCGCCGGCTCCCCCCCCCACGGAGCCGCCACGCGCTCACCGCTCGCCCGCGTTCGCCATGCTGCACCTCGAGCGCCTGGCTTCGGCCGGGTCGCGCCGGACCTCGGTCGCGCGCGACCTCGTCGCCTCGGCGAAACAGGCCATCGCGAAGGGGCTATACCTCCGCGCGGCGGCGGACCTCACCGTGGCTGCCGAGTTCGCTCCCGAGGACGCGGAGATCGCGACCCTGTCGGCGGCCATCGTGGAGCCGGTCAACCAGCACCGGGCGCGACGGGCCTGGCTCCAGGGTCTGGCCTTCGAAACCGCAGGCGAGGAGGAGAAGGCCGGACGCAGTTTTTCCGAGGCGGCGAGCCTCTGCCCGCAAAACTGCGACTACCTCCTAAAAGCCGCCATCCATGCGATTCGCGCGGGCGAATTCCCGCACGCCCTCGACCGCTTGGAACGGGCCTCCCGCGCGCGACCCCGTAGCGCCGAGATCTACGCGCTCTTCTCGGAGGTCCACCTCGCCATGGGCAACCACCCCCTGGCGCTGAAAGCCGCCGAGACGGCCGCCCAGCTCGCCCCCCGCGACAAGGACCTGAAGGGGAAGCTCAAGGCGCTGCGCGCGGTCCGCCCCGCCGCAGGCCGCGGGGCCCCTTGA
- a CDS encoding triacylglycerol lipase, protein MPEVHHVYLIPGFFGFANLGELVYFAHVREFLAKLWGERGVEARVWVVKTHPTASIRRRAERLLEAMAETAGQDDSPIHLVGHSSGGLDARLFATPDVSLHSELRAEDYARRLRSVVTLCSPHHGTPVANFFTSVLGQHLLRLLSLSTIYALRFGTLPMSAVSKLVGIFARLDDQVGLSATPADQLYDQLLGDFNTDRREALAHLFDEVSWDRALIPQLTVEGVDLFNAGTRDRPGVRYGSVVTWAPSPGVGTAFKAGFDPYAQATHALYVALWQLASRMPVEHTPTLSGAQVEALWRAFGEIPGAKANDGVVPTLSQVWGDVIVGARADHLDVVGHFSDRKHAPPHIDWLSTGAGFSRTDFESLWTAVASYLLAD, encoded by the coding sequence ATGCCAGAAGTGCATCACGTTTACCTGATCCCCGGCTTCTTCGGCTTCGCGAACCTCGGTGAGCTGGTCTACTTCGCCCACGTGAGGGAGTTCCTCGCGAAGCTCTGGGGCGAACGCGGCGTCGAGGCGCGGGTCTGGGTGGTGAAGACACACCCTACCGCCTCGATCCGCCGCCGCGCGGAGCGCCTGCTCGAGGCGATGGCGGAGACCGCCGGCCAGGACGACAGCCCGATCCATCTCGTGGGTCATTCGAGCGGCGGCCTGGATGCGCGCCTCTTCGCCACCCCGGACGTGTCGCTGCATTCGGAGCTCCGCGCCGAGGACTACGCCCGGCGGCTGCGCTCCGTGGTCACGCTCTGCTCGCCGCACCACGGCACCCCCGTGGCGAACTTCTTCACCAGCGTGCTCGGACAACACCTCCTGCGGCTTCTCTCGCTGAGTACGATCTACGCGCTGCGTTTCGGGACGCTTCCCATGTCGGCGGTGAGCAAGCTGGTGGGCATCTTCGCGCGCCTCGACGATCAGGTCGGGCTCTCGGCCACGCCGGCAGACCAGCTCTACGACCAGCTCCTCGGCGACTTCAACACCGATCGACGCGAGGCGCTCGCGCACCTCTTCGACGAGGTGAGCTGGGATCGCGCGCTGATCCCGCAGCTCACCGTCGAGGGGGTGGACCTCTTCAACGCCGGAACGCGCGACCGTCCCGGTGTGCGCTACGGCTCTGTCGTCACCTGGGCGCCGAGCCCGGGGGTAGGGACGGCCTTCAAGGCCGGTTTCGACCCCTACGCGCAGGCGACCCACGCGCTCTACGTCGCCCTCTGGCAGCTCGCGTCGCGCATGCCCGTCGAGCACACGCCGACGCTGAGCGGGGCCCAGGTGGAGGCGCTCTGGCGTGCCTTCGGCGAGATCCCGGGGGCGAAGGCCAACGATGGGGTGGTGCCCACGCTCTCGCAGGTCTGGGGCGACGTGATCGTGGGGGCCCGCGCCGACCACCTGGACGTGGTGGGGCACTTCTCGGACCGCAAGCACGCGCCCCCGCACATCGACTGGCTCTCCACGGGGGCGGGCTTTTCGCGCACCGACTTCGAGTCGCTGTGGACCGCCGTCGCGAGCTACTTGCTCGCGGACTGA
- a CDS encoding DUF4332 domain-containing protein — protein sequence MRGCLKLVVLWAVTALVPVPAQASHYPLANVLPADAAEKLAKAGLRTTSDLLDQGANPADRARLAKLTGLAEKQLKEWVQMCDLVRIQGVGPVMVRLLATVKITSVALLAKQKAAALYPRVMQANDKAKVTQNPPSEKHLEHWIEQAKKLKVVVR from the coding sequence ATGCGAGGGTGCCTCAAGCTCGTCGTTCTCTGGGCCGTGACCGCGCTCGTCCCGGTGCCGGCCCAGGCCAGCCACTATCCGCTCGCCAACGTCCTGCCCGCCGACGCCGCGGAGAAGCTCGCCAAGGCGGGGCTGCGCACGACGTCGGACCTCCTCGACCAGGGGGCGAACCCCGCCGATCGCGCGCGTCTGGCCAAGCTCACGGGGCTCGCCGAGAAGCAGCTCAAGGAATGGGTTCAGATGTGCGACCTCGTCCGGATCCAGGGGGTGGGCCCCGTGATGGTGCGCCTCCTCGCGACGGTAAAGATCACCTCGGTGGCGCTCCTCGCCAAGCAGAAGGCCGCCGCGCTCTACCCGCGCGTCATGCAGGCCAACGACAAGGCGAAGGTGACGCAGAATCCGCCCAGCGAGAAGCATCTGGAGCACTGGATCGAGCAGGCGAAGAAGCTGAAGGTCGTCGTCCGATAG
- a CDS encoding MBL fold metallo-hydrolase translates to MTTKTERFRLTFLGAAQTVTGSMHLLEVGEGSLLVDCGLFQGARHESEQKNRNPPRKAPQADALVLTHAHIDHCGNLPTLVRRGFSGPIHCTSATAEVCEAMLRDSARIQVSDAAWLNRKHEDDPDWVEILPLYTEEDVDATVPLLTAHEYGDRFGVIPGVTAHFVDAGHILGSASAILDVKVNAHSRRIVFSGDIGRRHLPILRDPVIPEHADYVVMESTYGDRLHAPAEDMQTQLLEAIETTRKRGGKVIIPTFALERAQEIVYALNQLLKGGRLQPIPVYLDSPLAVNLVEVFRRHDECFDPETTDFLENHGDPFGFHLLTLVESTDDSRKLNDLHHPAVILSASGMCESGRILHHLRNNIEDPKNTILIVGFQAQHTLGRRLVERRPEVRIFGVMRELKAEVRVLNAFSAHADKHELLWWAEGCGRQVREFFLVHGEPVQSEAFAEVLRERGRKVRVPGPGETADLDR, encoded by the coding sequence ATGACCACCAAGACCGAACGTTTCCGGCTGACCTTCCTCGGCGCGGCGCAAACCGTGACCGGCTCGATGCACCTGCTCGAGGTGGGCGAGGGGAGCCTGCTCGTGGACTGCGGCCTCTTCCAGGGGGCGCGCCACGAGTCGGAGCAGAAGAACCGCAATCCCCCGCGCAAGGCGCCGCAGGCCGACGCGCTCGTCCTGACCCACGCGCACATCGACCACTGCGGCAACCTGCCGACGCTCGTGCGACGCGGCTTCTCGGGGCCCATCCATTGCACGTCGGCCACCGCCGAGGTCTGCGAGGCGATGCTCCGCGATTCGGCGCGCATCCAGGTGTCGGACGCTGCGTGGCTCAACCGCAAGCACGAGGACGACCCCGACTGGGTCGAGATCCTGCCGCTCTACACCGAAGAGGACGTGGACGCGACGGTGCCGCTCCTCACGGCGCATGAATACGGGGACCGCTTCGGCGTCATCCCGGGAGTGACGGCCCACTTCGTCGACGCGGGGCACATCCTCGGCTCGGCCTCGGCCATTCTGGACGTGAAGGTGAACGCGCACAGCCGCCGCATCGTCTTCTCCGGCGACATCGGCCGGCGTCACCTGCCGATCCTCCGGGACCCCGTGATCCCCGAGCACGCCGACTACGTCGTCATGGAGAGCACCTACGGCGACCGCCTGCACGCCCCGGCCGAGGACATGCAGACCCAGCTTCTCGAGGCGATCGAGACCACGCGGAAGCGGGGCGGCAAGGTGATCATCCCCACCTTCGCCCTCGAGCGGGCCCAGGAGATCGTCTACGCGCTGAACCAGCTCCTCAAGGGGGGCCGCCTTCAGCCGATCCCGGTCTATCTCGATTCGCCGCTCGCCGTGAACCTCGTGGAGGTCTTCCGCCGCCACGACGAGTGCTTCGATCCCGAGACCACCGACTTCCTCGAGAACCACGGAGACCCGTTCGGGTTCCATCTCCTGACGCTGGTCGAGTCGACCGACGATAGCCGCAAGCTCAACGACCTGCACCACCCGGCGGTCATCCTCTCCGCCTCGGGGATGTGCGAGTCGGGGCGCATCCTGCACCACCTGCGCAACAACATCGAAGACCCCAAGAACACGATCCTCATCGTGGGGTTCCAGGCGCAGCACACCCTCGGCCGCCGGCTCGTCGAGCGTCGCCCCGAGGTGCGCATCTTCGGCGTCATGCGCGAGCTGAAGGCCGAGGTGCGCGTGCTGAACGCCTTCTCGGCCCACGCCGACAAGCACGAGCTTCTCTGGTGGGCGGAGGGGTGTGGTCGGCAGGTGCGCGAGTTCTTCCTGGTGCACGGGGAGCCGGTGCAGAGCGAGGCCTTCGCCGAGGTGCTGCGCGAGCGGGGCAGGAAGGTGCGCGTGCCGGGGCCGGGCGAGACAGCCGACCTCGACCGCTAG
- a CDS encoding HAD-IA family hydrolase: protein MHRHVLDVRAVEGVLYDLDGVLIDSGEAWFRVVNRGRARYGYPAIALAEFRATFGQGVDADQTQFFPGQSVPEVWAFYESTFPEELDAVALNEGALEVLDALGARGLRQAVVTNTPRALALRILEAKRLEPHLDAVAAAGEAREKPEPDLLLLALKRLHLEPHQALYVGDSPTDLAAARAANVTMAGLGIDGYLRLATLRELLAILT from the coding sequence ATGCACAGACACGTACTGGATGTCCGGGCGGTGGAGGGGGTGCTCTACGATCTCGATGGGGTGCTCATCGACTCGGGAGAGGCATGGTTCCGCGTCGTGAACCGCGGCCGCGCCCGCTACGGCTACCCGGCGATCGCGCTCGCCGAGTTCAGGGCCACCTTCGGGCAGGGAGTGGACGCCGACCAGACCCAGTTCTTTCCCGGGCAGAGCGTCCCCGAGGTGTGGGCCTTCTACGAGAGCACCTTCCCCGAGGAGCTCGACGCCGTGGCGCTGAACGAAGGGGCTCTCGAGGTGCTCGACGCCTTGGGGGCCCGGGGGCTGCGCCAGGCCGTGGTTACCAACACGCCGCGCGCGCTCGCGCTCCGCATCCTCGAGGCCAAACGGCTCGAGCCGCATCTCGACGCCGTCGCCGCCGCGGGGGAGGCGCGCGAGAAGCCGGAACCCGACCTGCTGCTCCTCGCGCTGAAGCGGCTCCACCTCGAGCCGCACCAGGCGCTCTACGTGGGGGACTCCCCGACCGACCTCGCGGCGGCACGCGCCGCGAACGTGACCATGGCGGGACTCGGCATCGACGGATACCTGCGACTCGCGACTCTGCGGGAGCTGCTCGCGATCCTGACCTAG
- a CDS encoding NAD(P)H-quinone oxidoreductase, which yields MKAISVENDADRSLRWREHPTPRPGAGEVLLRVQATAVNRADLVQRAGAYPPPAGASEILGLEAAGVVAAVGEGVDGWSVGDEACCLLAGGGYAEYVACHHRVLLPVPRGLSVREAAALPEVFFTAYLNLFMEGGLAPGERALVHAGASGVGTAAVQLCRLFDRRIYVTASAGKLAALRELGADAAIDREAEDFVSRVHELTASQGVDVILDPVGGAYLSRNLTALSLGGRLVVIGLLGGARGELPMGMLLMRRLRIIGSVLRSRSVEEKAAIRDELLARVWPHFAAGALRPIVDRTLPIDRADEAHALLKSNATFGKVVLTIPS from the coding sequence ATGAAGGCCATTTCCGTCGAGAACGACGCCGACCGCAGCCTGCGCTGGCGGGAGCACCCGACGCCTCGGCCCGGGGCGGGCGAGGTGCTCCTGCGCGTGCAGGCCACCGCCGTCAACCGCGCCGACCTCGTGCAGCGGGCGGGTGCCTATCCTCCCCCGGCCGGGGCGAGCGAGATCCTCGGGCTCGAGGCGGCCGGGGTCGTCGCCGCGGTGGGCGAGGGGGTGGACGGCTGGTCCGTCGGGGACGAGGCCTGCTGCCTCCTCGCCGGTGGGGGCTACGCCGAATACGTCGCCTGCCACCATCGCGTGCTGCTCCCGGTTCCCCGCGGGCTCTCCGTGCGCGAGGCGGCGGCGCTGCCCGAGGTCTTCTTCACCGCATACCTGAACCTCTTCATGGAGGGGGGGCTTGCGCCCGGCGAGCGCGCGCTGGTCCACGCCGGCGCTTCGGGGGTGGGGACCGCCGCGGTCCAGCTCTGCCGCCTCTTCGACCGGCGCATCTACGTGACGGCCAGCGCGGGAAAGCTCGCGGCGCTGCGCGAACTCGGCGCCGACGCGGCGATCGATCGAGAGGCCGAGGACTTCGTTTCCCGGGTTCACGAGCTGACGGCTAGCCAGGGCGTGGACGTGATCCTCGATCCCGTGGGTGGGGCGTACCTCTCGCGAAACCTGACCGCGCTCAGCCTCGGGGGACGGCTGGTGGTGATCGGCCTGCTCGGCGGGGCGCGGGGGGAGCTCCCCATGGGGATGCTGCTCATGCGGCGCCTGAGGATCATCGGCTCGGTGCTGCGGAGCCGCTCCGTCGAGGAGAAGGCCGCCATCCGCGACGAGCTGCTCGCACGGGTCTGGCCGCACTTCGCCGCCGGAGCGCTGCGACCGATCGTGGACCGCACGTTGCCCATCGACCGCGCGGACGAGGCACACGCCCTGCTGAAGAGCAACGCGACCTTCGGCAAGGTCGTGCTGACGATCCCGAGCTGA